A window from Gasterosteus aculeatus chromosome 14, fGasAcu3.hap1.1, whole genome shotgun sequence encodes these proteins:
- the sppl3 gene encoding signal peptide peptidase-like 3 isoform X2 produces the protein MAEQGYSSWAYSLVDSSQVSTFLISILLIVYGSFRSLNMDCENQEKDKDGNPTTTGGFNNGNTNNSIQTIDSTQALFLPIGASVSLLVMFFFFDSVQVVFTICTAVLATIAFAFLLLPMCQYLTRPCSPQNKISFGCCGRFTLAELLSFSLSVMLVLIWVLTGHWLLMDALAMGLCVAMIAFVRLPSLKVSCLLLSGLLIYDVFWVFFSAYIFNSNVMVKVATQPAENPIDVLSRKLHLGPGMGRDVPRLSLPGKLVFPSSTGSHFSMLGIGDIVMPGLLLCFVLRYDNYKKQANGEVPLSGRMQRVSYFHCTLIGYFVGLLTATVASRIHRAAQPALLYLVPFTLLPLLTMAYLKGDLRRMWSEPFHTKTSSSRFLEV, from the exons ATCATTAAACATGGATTGTGAGAACCAGGAGAAGGACAAAGACGGCAACCCCACGACAACGGGCGGTTTCAACAacggcaacacaaacaaca GTATTCAGACTATAGACTCCACGCAGGCCCTGTTCCTGCCCATAGGAGCCTCGGTGTCTCTGCTAgtcatgttcttcttcttcgaCTCGGTACAGGTGGTCTTCACCATCTGCACTGCAG TTCTCGCAACAATCGCATTTGCGTTCCTCTTGTTGCCGATGTGCCAGTATCTGACCAGACCCTGTTCCCCGCAGAACAA GATTTCTTTTGGCTGCTGTGGGCGTTTCACTCTGGCCGAGCTCctgtccttctccctctccgtcaTGTTGGTGCTCATCTGGGTGCTGACCGGACACTGGCTCCTCATGGACG CTTTAGCCATGGGCTTGTGTGTCGCCATGATCGCCTTCGTGCGGCTTCCCAGTCTGAAGGTGTCTTGCCTGCTGCTGTCAGGACTGCTCATCTATGATGTGTTTTGG GTGTTCTTCTCAGCCTACATCTTCAATAGTAACGTGATGGTCAAAGTTGCCACCCAACCTGCTGAAAATCCCATAGATGTTCTGTCCCGAAAGCTCCACTTGGGACCAGGGATGGGCCGCGACGTCCCCCGTCTCTCCTTACCTGGCAAACTGGTCTTCCCCAG CTCAACAGGAAGTCACTTCTCGATGCTGGGAATAGGAGACATCGTGATGCCGGGGCTGCTGTTGTGCTTCGTCCTGCGCTACGACAACTACAAGAAGCAGGCGAACGGGGAGGTCCCGCTGTCTGGACGCATGCAGCGCGTCTCCTATTTCCACTGCACTCTTATCGGATACTTTGTGG GTCTGCTGACTGCCACTGTGGCCTCCAGGATCCATCGTGCAGCTCAGCCCGCTCTGCTCTACCTGGTGCCCTTCACCCTGCTGCCTCTGCTCACTATGGCCTACCTGAAG GGGGATTTGCGGCGCATGTGGTCCGAGCCCTTCCACACCAAGACCAGCAGCTCCCGCTTCCTGGAGGTATGA
- the sppl3 gene encoding signal peptide peptidase-like 3 isoform X1, producing MAEQGYSSWAYSLVDSSQVSTFLISILLIVYGSFRSLNMDCENQEKDKDGNPTTTGGFNNGNTNNSECIQTIDSTQALFLPIGASVSLLVMFFFFDSVQVVFTICTAVLATIAFAFLLLPMCQYLTRPCSPQNKISFGCCGRFTLAELLSFSLSVMLVLIWVLTGHWLLMDALAMGLCVAMIAFVRLPSLKVSCLLLSGLLIYDVFWVFFSAYIFNSNVMVKVATQPAENPIDVLSRKLHLGPGMGRDVPRLSLPGKLVFPSSTGSHFSMLGIGDIVMPGLLLCFVLRYDNYKKQANGEVPLSGRMQRVSYFHCTLIGYFVGLLTATVASRIHRAAQPALLYLVPFTLLPLLTMAYLKGDLRRMWSEPFHTKTSSSRFLEV from the exons ATCATTAAACATGGATTGTGAGAACCAGGAGAAGGACAAAGACGGCAACCCCACGACAACGGGCGGTTTCAACAacggcaacacaaacaacagtgagt GTATTCAGACTATAGACTCCACGCAGGCCCTGTTCCTGCCCATAGGAGCCTCGGTGTCTCTGCTAgtcatgttcttcttcttcgaCTCGGTACAGGTGGTCTTCACCATCTGCACTGCAG TTCTCGCAACAATCGCATTTGCGTTCCTCTTGTTGCCGATGTGCCAGTATCTGACCAGACCCTGTTCCCCGCAGAACAA GATTTCTTTTGGCTGCTGTGGGCGTTTCACTCTGGCCGAGCTCctgtccttctccctctccgtcaTGTTGGTGCTCATCTGGGTGCTGACCGGACACTGGCTCCTCATGGACG CTTTAGCCATGGGCTTGTGTGTCGCCATGATCGCCTTCGTGCGGCTTCCCAGTCTGAAGGTGTCTTGCCTGCTGCTGTCAGGACTGCTCATCTATGATGTGTTTTGG GTGTTCTTCTCAGCCTACATCTTCAATAGTAACGTGATGGTCAAAGTTGCCACCCAACCTGCTGAAAATCCCATAGATGTTCTGTCCCGAAAGCTCCACTTGGGACCAGGGATGGGCCGCGACGTCCCCCGTCTCTCCTTACCTGGCAAACTGGTCTTCCCCAG CTCAACAGGAAGTCACTTCTCGATGCTGGGAATAGGAGACATCGTGATGCCGGGGCTGCTGTTGTGCTTCGTCCTGCGCTACGACAACTACAAGAAGCAGGCGAACGGGGAGGTCCCGCTGTCTGGACGCATGCAGCGCGTCTCCTATTTCCACTGCACTCTTATCGGATACTTTGTGG GTCTGCTGACTGCCACTGTGGCCTCCAGGATCCATCGTGCAGCTCAGCCCGCTCTGCTCTACCTGGTGCCCTTCACCCTGCTGCCTCTGCTCACTATGGCCTACCTGAAG GGGGATTTGCGGCGCATGTGGTCCGAGCCCTTCCACACCAAGACCAGCAGCTCCCGCTTCCTGGAGGTATGA